The Coregonus clupeaformis isolate EN_2021a chromosome 3, ASM2061545v1, whole genome shotgun sequence genome includes a region encoding these proteins:
- the LOC121545105 gene encoding calcium-binding protein 39, whose translation MPFPFGKSQKSPAEIVKSLKENVAYLEKLDAAESKKCEKVAEEVSKNLSSLKEVLCGTGDKEPQTEAVAQLAQELYNTNLLIALIANLQRIDFEGKKDVVQLFSNIVRRQIGTRTPTVEYISSHPQILFMLLKGYESAEVALNCGMMLRECLRHEPLARSVLFSEDFYCFFRYVELSTFDIASDAFASFKDLLTRHKIMCADFLETNYDRVFTEYEKLLHSENYVTKRQSLKLLGELLLDRHNFTVMTKYISRAENLKLMMNMLRDNSRNIQFEAFHVFKVFVANPNKTQPVLDILLKNQTKLVDFLSHFQTDRSEDEQFCDEKNYLIKQIRDLKRPPPPEEA comes from the exons ATGCCTTTCCCCTTCGGGAAGTCTCAGAAGAGCCCAGCAGAGATTGTGAAGAGTCTGAAGGAGAACGTGGCTTACTTGGAAAAGCTGGATGCGGCAGAAAGCAAAAAATGTGAAAAG GTTGCAGAAGAGGTGTCTAAGAACCTGTCATCGCTGAAAGAGGTGCTGTGTGGTACAGGAGACAAGGAGCCCCAAACGGAGGCTGTGGCCCAACTGGCCCAGGAGCTGTACAACACCAACCTCCTTATTGCTCTCATTGCAAACCTGCAGAGGATTGATTTTGAG GGAAAGAAGGATGTGGTCCAGCTGTTCAGCAACATTGTACGGCGTCAGATTGGCACCCGTACGCCCACGGTTGAGTATATCTCCTCACACCCACAGATCCTCTTCATGCTGCTGAAAGG GTACGAGAGTGCGGAGGTGGCTCTGAACTGTGGGATGATGCTAAGGGAGTGCCTGCGTCATGAGCCCCTGGCACGCAGCGTTCTCTTCTCGGAGGACTTCTACTGCTTCTTCCGCTATGTAGAGCTCTCCACCTTCGACATCGCCTCAGACGCTTTCGCTTCATTCAAG GATCTTCTCACGAGACATAAGATTATGTGCGCAGATTTTCTGGAGACCAATTATGACAGGGTGTTTACAGAATATGAGAAGCTCCTGCATTCTGAGAATTATGTCACCAAACGGCAGTCCCTGAAG CTTCTGGGAGAGCTTCTTCTGGACAGACATAACTTCACTGTGATGACCAAGTACATCAGTCGTGCCGAGAACTTGAAGCTGATGATGAACATGCTGCGAGACAACAGCCGCAACATCCAGTTTGAGGCCTTCCATGTCTTCAAG GTGTTTGTGGCCAACCCCAACAAGACTCAGCCTGTGCTGGACATCCTGCTGAAGAACCAGACCAAGCTGGTGGACTTCCTGAGCCACTTCCAGACAGATCGCTCCGAGGACGAGCAGTTCTGCGACGAGAAGAACTACCTAATCAAGCAGATCCGCGACCTGAAGAGGCCCCCGCCACCAGAGGAGGCATGA